The genomic interval ATTTTCGGAACAGCTTTTAGCGACGGCACACTGCTTTTCATTGCCCGCATTCCTGCTATTTTAAGCTCAGTTCTAACAATTGTTGCGACCTACTTGATTGGTAAGAGATTATACTCGACAAAAACAGGGATTCTAGCCGCCCTATTTCTCACAATTGCCCCTCCCTTCAAAATTGAAGGTATGATGTTAAAAGCTGACATCATTTATACAGCTGCAGTAACTTGGGCTACTTATTTCTATCTTCGCAGGTTTCAGGGAGATAAATCCACTGTAAACAGCCTAGCTGCATCACTCGCTACCGCACTTGGAGTCTTAACCAAAGGACCTTTTGCTTTAGCGCCCTTGGCAGGCTACATGATGGCGGAACTACTTAGAGAAAAACCCAGCAAAAACTATTTTATCTCCATCATTAAGAGATCTGGTTCTGTTTTACGAAGAGAGACTTCAACTATACTGCTTGGTGTAGTTCTCGGATGTGGCCCATTCTTATTATGGATTTGGTCCGCAAGCTCTCCTGAAATTAATTATTTTTCAGGAATGATAAGCGATGCAGCAAAAAACACACTCCATATAGAAAACCAAGCGTTACTTTTCTTGGGTAGTTTTTTCTTTTATTTGTCTGAGATAACTATAATTTTCTTTCCTCTTGGTGCACTATCAATAGGGGCAATCCACACACTACTTAAATATGGCCAAAGTAAATTTAGCGAAAAAAATATCATTCTGTGGACCTCTTTATTCTACCTAATACTCTGCATCTTTTTATACAGACTTAGAGCTCATCGCTACTTCTTGCCAATTTTGCCCCTGCTCTCTGTGATAACGGTCAATTGGATATTGACAGCATCACGCGACAAATTTTTCAAAAAATTATTTATATTCGGCAATGTACTCATCACCGGAACGGCTGTATTTATAGGGAGTGCAGTCCTGTACACAGGACAAATTTCTACAAATTTATGGGAAAATGCCCAAATTACAAATTACAGTTCAGCCTTGCTTCCTTTTGCCCTCGCATCGTTTTTACTAGCGGCTGTCACCATAATATCTGCGGCAAAGTACTATCACAAACCACTTACATACCTTGCTATTTCCTTCTTAACCTTGCTTGCGGTTTACCCTTTTTATTTCAACGCAGCGCCGGGAATAGGACCAGATAATAAATTCCTTCCTAAGCCTCTTATCGGTGTAAATCTTGCTAATTATGCAGAGAAAAACATTCCACCCAATTGTTTGTTCATTGCATCTGAAAGCACACTGAGGAATAATCCAGACCTCCATTTTTTCATGCGGAATTTAACAAAAAGGACAGAAGACGGATATTTAGCTGCGCTGACTTTTGACGTTAATAATTTCAACAATCTGATCATGGCTCCAGTAGTAGCCAGAACTATGCTTGAAGCAAACTCCTCTTTTGCGAAAGCTAGCCCTTTATACAAAACTATTAGTAATAATAAATTCCGCAAGTCAGTCTTAATTCTGAGCGGGAATGAGCTAACTCAACTATATCGTAATTCCATATATTTCAGCAAAATATTTAGCGCTCCCGCGGCATCCATTCCTATTCAGGGCATGAATATTTCATGGAACAATGAGCTATTCTATGTGGTATTCATGAAAGGCTTATAAATCCTTAATTTTCACTTAACAAAAAAATCCGGATGGAAATAATTCCATCCGGATTTTTCATTAACCATTCATTCTTCTAATTTAAAAAGCGCTTGTAGAGAGCTAAACATTCAACCCAGCAAGCCCCTGTTCCAAATCGCTTTTGAGATCACTCACATCCTCAAGTCCTATATTCAACCTGAAAATAGTCTTGCCTTCGTATGCAAAAGAATTGTCCCTTCG from Maridesulfovibrio frigidus DSM 17176 carries:
- a CDS encoding glycosyltransferase family 39 protein, whose protein sequence is MTIKNQYKDILPFIGLVIFALLFACIGEWRPFFFDIDEPKYVTAALEMARSGDWLHPMFGGLPRMEKPPLPYWLAAPLFKIFGTAFSDGTLLFIARIPAILSSVLTIVATYLIGKRLYSTKTGILAALFLTIAPPFKIEGMMLKADIIYTAAVTWATYFYLRRFQGDKSTVNSLAASLATALGVLTKGPFALAPLAGYMMAELLREKPSKNYFISIIKRSGSVLRRETSTILLGVVLGCGPFLLWIWSASSPEINYFSGMISDAAKNTLHIENQALLFLGSFFFYLSEITIIFFPLGALSIGAIHTLLKYGQSKFSEKNIILWTSLFYLILCIFLYRLRAHRYFLPILPLLSVITVNWILTASRDKFFKKLFIFGNVLITGTAVFIGSAVLYTGQISTNLWENAQITNYSSALLPFALASFLLAAVTIISAAKYYHKPLTYLAISFLTLLAVYPFYFNAAPGIGPDNKFLPKPLIGVNLANYAEKNIPPNCLFIASESTLRNNPDLHFFMRNLTKRTEDGYLAALTFDVNNFNNLIMAPVVARTMLEANSSFAKASPLYKTISNNKFRKSVLILSGNELTQLYRNSIYFSKIFSAPAASIPIQGMNISWNNELFYVVFMKGL